From the genome of Scyliorhinus canicula chromosome 20, sScyCan1.1, whole genome shotgun sequence:
tttttttcaaatgcataCAGAAAGCCTGACAATTATGCAAAATTGCATTGATTAGATAAGATGTATGTTGAATTGGTTGATTGAACAGACAGACAGCACTAGCAACAATAGTCTAGATTATTGGAATCCCTGGCTGAAATTATGAAGTGCAGAAACTGTCTACATTTGAATTATAACTTGACTGAatcagcacagtgtgtgtgttttAGCATTCTTCAGGAAACTTCAATGATCTCCATACTGCCTGAAAAGCTGGACTGACTTCCAATTTTCCCCAGGTCCTCCCGGGACCTGCTTTCATTCATGCCTTCCTCAAATTCCATTTGACAGCTGCGGCGTTTATATTGTTTTTCGTACGGGCTTTCCTCGTGCCAGCTGCGCCTGGAATCCCGGTGATCGCAGTGTTTCTCACGCCGACGCACCGTCCCTGACTGGTCACAGCCTGATGGTAGCTGACTGCAGCTAAAGGCTGAGTAGGCCGTGGCACCGCCAAACAGGGTAGAACTTGACAAAAACCGGGGAGATTGGCCCCCCAGAGCTTCTGTCGCAAAGTACCAGGTGTTGGCCAACGATGCAGCTGGTGTTTGAGGTGAGAGTATCTCTGAATGCCAGCCTTTCAGCCCCATTCCTGCCGCAGACGTTGCTAAATGCTGTTGGCTGCTGGACAGACCGAGGAGGAAGTTTGTTCTGTAGGCATCCTCCATGCTACCGCTTCTGTGCAGGGGATACAGGAGTGTTCTGGGCATCGTGTTTGTGCTCGCTGCTGTTTGTGCGGAAGGAATGGCTGCACTTTTTGGTGTTCCTTGCTCCCATATGGTTTGTGGCTGTTTCGTGTTTACCTCCATCGCCAGAGGCGTGGTGTGTTCCGGAAACTTCTCCATTTCGTTCTGAGCTGCTGAGAAAAAGCAGAACTGGCCAGATTCACCTGCATTTGATTCGTTCAAAGGATCGCAGCCATCACCCACAGAAGCAGCAATTGGTGCAGAATTAGCACCTCCGCTAGCACTTACAGGATACGACACAGACTTTATGTCCAGTGAAAATGAACGTTTTAACCGGTTGTTGTCCTCTCGTCTGTGTAAGGACAGGCTGAGTCCATTGATTCCTTGAGCCAGAAACTGTTCTTCTTCCAGATTGGAAACAGTGGATTCCATAAGTGCAGGTAAAGGTGTAACAGGTGCAGTAGGGTTTTGACCCACCGTCTCTGAGGTAGTGGGTGTAAAGGCTTGGTTTTCTGTTACTGTATCGAAATGACCACTATCCTGGGTCGCCCTCTGTTCCCCAGGCCGCTCTAACTGCAGGAACTTTAGTTTGGTAATGGTTCCTGTTTGTCCAGTCTGAGTCTTCAGCTTTTTCTCAAAATCCAGCAACTGGCCAAGAAAGTTAAAGTTGGGTGAAATGGTCGGCCTCTTCTCCTTGACAAATCTTAAAAACAAAAGCAAATTTAATATCCTTATGAATAAGATAGAGTAGCACAAGGAAAATTCCTGAAAACTATTGTTCCAAAAATAGGCTTACCTGTGCTAAACACTAAAAGCACATTTTGTTTGTGGTCAACAGAATTTAATACTTCCCCACTGTTGACGGCCACTGTGGAGAAGGATTATTTATCATGTTGACGATACCAGCTCAAATTCCTGTAGTTTGGGAAACAGGAGAATGTGGGAGCAGTTGAGTGGGTCTTTATCCCACAATCCCAGTGATACACAGAACACTAATAGTGCTACTTTAATACTGGAGCAGCTATTGAGTTGTGTGGAAGGAATAATTGTTGCTGCTGGGCAGGGGGAATTTGTAAAATGGTGAGggtgggcatcatccttgacacaCAATACTTCTAATAGCTGTGATATATTTGGCATAATTCAAACATTTACTTGCAATATTCTTGCTCCTGTACCCACTaatatgtgatgtggagatgccggcgttggactggggtgagcacagtaagaagtcttacaacaccaggttaaagtccaacatgtttgtttcaaacacaagctttcggagcactgctccgaaagctcgtgtttgaaacaaacctgttggactttaacctggtgttgtaagacttcttgctgtgctcactaATATGTGGCCTAGGAGTAATCTGAGATCATCACCTTCGATTTTCTTCTTCTAAGTGAAACTCTGAAGGCCTGTAAGAAGGCTGTCGAACCTCTTCCTGATCATGTTAAAGTAGGCTTACACGCTGaaataactgtgaaaagcccctagtcgccacgctccggcgcctgttcgggtacacagagagaattcagaatatccaattcacccgacagcacgtctttcgggacttgtgaccggagcacccggaggaaacccactcagacacggggagaacgtgcagactccgcgcagacagtgacccaagccgggaatcgaacctgggaccctgctgctgtgaagcaacagtgctaaccactgtgctactgtgccgccctctaGTCCTGGCTGCTCCCCTTTTCCACAGTGAGCCTTGCGATCATTTGTTGCCTGTGCTTAAGGGTGAAGCTCAGTTATCGAGTTCATCCTCATCCCTATACTTTCACTTTGTAATATGCTGTTTCTTTCAGtatttttaaatttatatatatGACAGAAAAAGTCATGCCTTAGTAGTAAGTTCCAGATTTGAATCTATCCGAAATATTAAATGGGTTTTGTGTCACACTTCACAGGATTCTGGGACCGGAGTTCTGTAATTCCTCTTTTCAGGGACAGACTGGACCAAATTCAATTGAAGAAAGCAGTCGGAAAcgtggccggtcgggggcggagcatgtcGATTACATGATGTGGCGTACTCTgggtatgccgctttggaggggcggagccgcCCCCATTTGGTCAGGAACTGTGATTCCCCAGCTGTTcgctgaacacgatttcggcatctgCGACCTGAGAATCCAGCGCCTTATTTCACATGCCcacctttgccccatatccctttggTTAACAGACAGCTATCAATCTCCACTTTACAAACTGCCAATTCTGAGAATTCCAAATTCCCATTACTCTGAGTACATGGAAGTGTTTCCTAACATTGCTCCTGAAAGGCCTGTCCAAATTCCCCTACTTTGAGATTCCCAGCTGTCCCATCAATTTGAGGTGATATCTTAAAATTTTAATCAAATCGCCTTTAACCTTCCAAATTCCAACCCCCAGCTATCTTTCTGCTACGTTTATGCAACACTCCCTCCAGGGCCA
Proteins encoded in this window:
- the dusp16 gene encoding dual specificity protein phosphatase 16, whose protein sequence is MADGKARTQMVTAEKLVGLLESSMEGVLVIDSRSFVEYNASHILDAVNINCSKLMKRRLQQDKVQIIELIQHSAKQKITLDGGQEVVVYDQCTQDVNAISSDCFLSVLLSKLEKSFNNVSLLTGGFSTFSSSYTGLCEGKSAVVPTSISQPCLPVTNTGPTRILPHLYLGCQRDVLNRELMQQIDIGYVLNASNTCPKPDFIPVSHFLRVPVNDSFCEKILPWLDKSVDFIEKAKASNGCVLVHCLAGISRSATIAIAYIMKRMDMSLDEAYRFVKEKRPTISPNFNFLGQLLDFEKKLKTQTGQTGTITKLKFLQLERPGEQRATQDSGHFDTVTENQAFTPTTSETVGQNPTAPVTPLPALMESTVSNLEEEQFLAQGINGLSLSLHRREDNNRLKRSFSLDIKSVSYPVSASGGANSAPIAASVGDGCDPLNESNAGESGQFCFFSAAQNEMEKFPEHTTPLAMEVNTKQPQTIWEQGTPKSAAIPSAQTAASTNTMPRTLLYPLHRSGSMEDAYRTNFLLGLSSSQQHLATSAAGMGLKGWHSEILSPQTPAASLANTWYFATEALGGQSPRFLSSSTLFGGATAYSAFSCSQLPSGCDQSGTVRRREKHCDHRDSRRSWHEESPYEKQYKRRSCQMEFEEGMNESRSREDLGKIGSQSSFSGSMEIIEVS